A section of the Streptomyces sp. NBC_01591 genome encodes:
- a CDS encoding GNAT family N-acetyltransferase, with amino-acid sequence MTQPAAAPTVQRVDPKHRYEILVDGKTAGLTAYRDRDDQRVFYHTEIDDAFAGQGLASILVQQALNDVRTSGKRIVPVCPYVAKFLKKHDEFADITDPVTPEVLKWLDTVLQH; translated from the coding sequence ATGACGCAGCCCGCCGCCGCTCCGACTGTCCAGCGAGTGGACCCCAAACACCGTTACGAAATCCTGGTGGACGGCAAAACCGCAGGCCTCACCGCGTACCGCGACCGCGACGACCAGCGCGTTTTCTACCACACCGAAATCGACGACGCCTTCGCCGGACAGGGCCTGGCCTCGATCCTCGTACAGCAGGCCCTGAACGACGTACGCACCTCAGGGAAGCGCATCGTGCCGGTCTGCCCCTATGTGGCGAAGTTCCTCAAGAAGCATGACGAGTTCGCCGACATCACCGACCCGGTGACCCCCGAGGTCCTGAAGTGGCTGGACACCGTGCTGCAGCACTGA
- a CDS encoding MaoC family dehydratase yields MDQQDTQQAAAAAPPAFDRDAFLVVPARTFEDPRIGEVFRAPSRTLTDAHAAAFQTVSADNHPVHYDAEWAHRHSHSAPVAHGLQVLAFTAPGATLLPHFIGEVFISFLELSCTFLAEVHSGDTLYPALTITGLEPQGDNGVVVTAATIRNQRGELVLSGQHKYLLRRQ; encoded by the coding sequence ATGGACCAGCAGGACACGCAGCAGGCGGCAGCCGCCGCACCGCCCGCGTTCGACCGCGACGCATTCCTGGTCGTCCCGGCCAGAACCTTCGAGGACCCACGCATCGGCGAAGTCTTCCGAGCCCCCAGCCGCACCCTGACAGACGCCCACGCCGCGGCCTTCCAGACAGTCTCCGCAGACAACCACCCGGTGCACTACGACGCCGAATGGGCACACAGGCACAGCCACTCAGCACCGGTGGCGCACGGCCTGCAGGTGCTCGCCTTCACCGCGCCGGGCGCCACCCTGCTCCCCCACTTCATCGGAGAGGTGTTCATCAGCTTCCTCGAACTGTCCTGCACCTTCCTGGCCGAAGTGCACTCCGGAGACACTCTGTACCCGGCGCTCACCATCACCGGCCTGGAGCCGCAGGGCGACAACGGTGTCGTAGTCACCGCGGCCACCATCCGCAACCAACGCGGCGAACTGGTGCTGTCCGGCCAGCACAAGTACCTCCTGCGGCGTCAGTGA
- a CDS encoding pirin family protein: protein MSDVEREPAELHCGASDRDQHAPKVDVLSARDVPLGGPRAMTVRRTLPQRARTLIGAWCFVDHYGPDDVTDTGGMDVAPHPHTGLQTVSWLFSGEIEHRDSMGSHALVRPGELNLMTGGYGISHSEVSTTRTTILHGVQLWVALPEEHRHTGRDFQHYVPSPVRVDGAEVRVFLGTLAGGTSPVRTFTPLLGAEIILEPCSTTTLAIDTGFEYGLLVDHGEVCIAGTILRPAELGYLGTGSDTLTLANETDNDARVVLLGGTPFEEQIVMWWNFIGRSHEDIVEAREAWQSASDRFGKVDGYDGDRLPAPALPNATIAPRKNPTRP, encoded by the coding sequence ATGAGCGACGTCGAGAGGGAGCCCGCCGAACTTCACTGCGGGGCCTCGGACCGTGATCAGCATGCGCCGAAGGTCGACGTCCTCTCCGCGCGGGACGTCCCGTTGGGCGGTCCGAGGGCTATGACGGTACGGCGTACGCTGCCACAGCGGGCCCGGACATTGATCGGGGCCTGGTGCTTCGTCGACCACTACGGCCCCGACGACGTCACCGACACGGGCGGCATGGACGTCGCGCCCCATCCTCATACCGGTCTGCAGACGGTGAGCTGGCTGTTCAGCGGGGAGATCGAGCACCGGGACAGCATGGGCAGCCACGCGCTCGTGAGACCCGGAGAGCTGAATCTCATGACGGGCGGGTACGGAATCAGCCACTCGGAAGTCTCCACCACCCGCACCACGATCCTCCACGGCGTCCAGCTGTGGGTTGCGCTTCCCGAAGAACACCGGCACACCGGCCGTGACTTCCAGCACTACGTCCCGAGCCCGGTCCGGGTGGACGGAGCCGAAGTCAGAGTGTTCCTGGGGACGCTGGCAGGTGGCACCTCTCCGGTGCGGACCTTCACGCCCCTGCTCGGTGCCGAAATCATCCTTGAGCCATGCTCGACGACCACACTCGCCATCGACACCGGCTTCGAGTACGGCCTTCTCGTCGACCACGGGGAAGTCTGTATCGCTGGAACAATCCTGCGCCCGGCGGAGTTGGGCTACCTCGGCACGGGAAGCGACACACTGACGCTGGCGAACGAGACGGATAACGATGCTCGAGTAGTCCTGCTCGGCGGGACGCCGTTCGAGGAACAGATCGTCATGTGGTGGAATTTCATCGGCCGGAGCCACGAGGACATCGTCGAGGCCAGGGAAGCGTGGCAGAGCGCATCCGACCGCTTCGGCAAGGTCGATGGTTACGACGGCGACCGCCTTCCCGCGCCCGCCCTTCCCAACGCCACCATCGCACCGCGCAAGAACCCGACGCGCCCCTGA